From the Flavobacterium galactosidilyticum genome, one window contains:
- a CDS encoding SusC/RagA family TonB-linked outer membrane protein, with product MKTIYKKLLFLVLLFPLSILAQNTLGGTVLDKASGQPIPGVNVNVEGSTTGVSTDFDGKFQMSNVQKGAKIVFSFIGYANTVITYNEQKAITVSLEEDQNVLQEVVVQVGYGTVKKKDATGSVSQISAKEFNKGQNVTPESLISGRISGVNVTGGGSPGAKADIRIRGGSSLNASNEPLIVLDGLPLSNSVPSGSTSVLSTIDPNDIESFTVLKDASAAAIYGSRAANGVIVITTKKGSKGKVKVNFSSQVGVNTVANTVDVMNADQYRELVNTKGTAAQQALLGTSNTNWQDEIFHTALTTNNNISVSGALFNKLPVRLSVGNVDNPGILRNTSFERTTTSISLNPVLFDNHLKIDISGNLSFGKNQFQDEGAIIGSAIGFDPTQSVYQTGSRYGGYFEWLESNGNLPLLPARNPVARLNQDERRATSTRKWGNVRLDYKLHFFEDLRAVVEAGIDRFDSSGFTEVSTQSALGYQPKAFSDPGYVNLGNYSNYTDALQNKNLNAYFNYSKDLGKLKIDATAGYNYQLFQKEKYQSGETIQPNPNEDVATDPDINLQSYFGRLNLGYDSRYLLTLNYRRDGTSRFSKENRWGNFGGAALAWNLSEEEFLKDNETLSTLKLRVGYGTTGQQDISAQYDYLQRVTTGTINSQYIFGNTIYSTARPEGYNEDIKWEELAETNVGIDYGFLNNRITGSINYFDKKSSDLLADIAVPDGANLRNQGFFNIGSVRTKGVEFSIESDIVKTDDLTWNVAFNTTYIDQKITELGITVPGFQGYLAGDNIAGGNGNKVQINSVGFTPNSFLVYEQLYDAEKRPIQGAYVDRNEDGKIDTADRYRYQKPAADYTFGLFSTLNYKKFDFTMNWRASLGNYIFDNVSSNLGYSDAGLRRQTDLSNVSSDYFNTGFTFEDNGTQRYLSDYFVKDASFIKLDNVTVGYTFDKTLLKAASLRFTAGVQNVLILTKYGGLDPEKFNGIDNNVYPRARTFLIGVNANF from the coding sequence ATGAAAACAATTTATAAAAAGTTGTTATTTTTAGTACTGTTATTTCCTTTAAGTATTCTGGCTCAGAATACACTAGGTGGAACTGTTCTTGATAAAGCATCAGGACAGCCTATTCCGGGAGTAAACGTAAATGTAGAAGGTAGCACAACTGGTGTTTCAACAGATTTTGACGGAAAGTTTCAAATGTCAAATGTTCAGAAAGGCGCAAAAATCGTATTTTCTTTCATTGGTTATGCAAATACGGTCATTACTTACAATGAACAAAAAGCAATAACGGTTTCACTAGAAGAAGATCAAAATGTACTTCAAGAAGTAGTGGTTCAAGTAGGTTATGGAACTGTTAAGAAAAAAGATGCTACGGGATCTGTTTCTCAAATTTCTGCAAAGGAATTTAACAAAGGTCAAAACGTAACTCCAGAAAGCTTAATTAGTGGGCGTATTTCTGGTGTGAATGTAACAGGGGGAGGTTCTCCAGGTGCAAAAGCCGATATTCGTATTCGTGGAGGATCTTCATTAAATGCTTCCAATGAGCCTTTAATTGTTTTGGATGGTTTGCCTTTGAGTAACTCAGTTCCAAGTGGTTCTACAAGTGTTTTATCTACAATCGATCCAAACGATATTGAGTCTTTTACGGTTTTGAAAGATGCGTCGGCAGCTGCAATTTACGGATCTAGAGCTGCAAATGGTGTAATTGTAATTACAACTAAAAAAGGGTCTAAAGGAAAAGTAAAAGTGAATTTTAGCTCTCAAGTTGGTGTGAATACGGTTGCCAACACAGTTGATGTAATGAATGCAGACCAATATCGCGAATTAGTAAATACAAAAGGTACTGCAGCGCAGCAAGCCTTATTAGGAACTTCAAACACAAATTGGCAAGATGAAATTTTTCATACAGCTTTAACTACTAACAATAATATTTCTGTAAGTGGTGCTTTGTTTAATAAATTACCAGTTCGTTTATCTGTTGGAAATGTTGATAATCCAGGAATCTTAAGAAATACCTCTTTTGAGAGAACTACGACATCGATCTCGTTAAACCCTGTTTTATTTGACAATCACTTGAAAATCGATATTAGCGGAAATTTATCTTTTGGTAAAAACCAATTTCAAGATGAAGGAGCGATTATTGGTAGTGCCATCGGATTTGATCCAACACAATCAGTATACCAAACAGGTTCTCGTTACGGAGGTTATTTTGAATGGTTAGAGTCAAACGGAAATTTACCTTTATTGCCCGCTAGAAATCCTGTTGCCAGATTGAATCAAGATGAAAGAAGAGCTACTTCTACCAGAAAATGGGGTAATGTAAGGTTAGACTATAAACTTCATTTCTTTGAAGACTTGAGAGCTGTAGTTGAAGCAGGTATTGATAGATTTGATAGTAGCGGATTTACAGAAGTAAGTACTCAAAGTGCTTTAGGATATCAGCCAAAAGCGTTTTCTGACCCAGGTTATGTGAATTTAGGCAACTATTCTAACTACACAGATGCACTTCAGAATAAAAACTTAAATGCTTATTTTAATTATAGTAAAGATTTAGGGAAATTAAAAATTGACGCAACTGCTGGTTACAACTACCAATTGTTTCAAAAAGAAAAATACCAATCAGGAGAAACCATACAACCAAATCCTAATGAAGATGTTGCTACAGATCCAGACATCAACTTGCAATCGTACTTCGGACGTTTGAATTTAGGATACGACAGCCGTTATTTACTGACTTTAAACTACAGAAGAGACGGAACTTCTCGTTTCTCTAAAGAAAACAGATGGGGTAATTTTGGTGGAGCTGCCTTAGCATGGAATTTATCTGAAGAAGAATTCTTAAAAGACAATGAAACCCTTTCGACTTTAAAATTAAGAGTTGGATACGGAACTACTGGTCAACAAGATATTTCTGCACAGTATGATTACTTGCAAAGAGTAACTACAGGAACAATCAATTCCCAGTATATTTTTGGTAATACTATTTATTCAACGGCCAGACCTGAAGGATATAATGAAGACATTAAATGGGAGGAATTGGCTGAGACTAACGTTGGTATTGACTACGGATTCTTAAACAACAGAATTACGGGATCTATTAACTATTTTGATAAAAAATCTTCAGATTTATTAGCAGATATTGCTGTTCCAGATGGTGCGAATTTAAGAAATCAAGGGTTCTTTAATATTGGTAGTGTAAGAACGAAAGGGGTTGAGTTTAGTATCGAATCTGATATCGTGAAAACGGATGACTTAACTTGGAATGTAGCTTTCAATACTACTTACATTGACCAAAAAATTACGGAGTTAGGAATTACAGTTCCTGGTTTTCAAGGGTATTTAGCAGGAGATAATATTGCTGGAGGTAACGGAAATAAAGTGCAAATCAATTCTGTAGGGTTTACACCAAATTCATTCCTAGTTTATGAGCAATTGTACGACGCTGAAAAAAGACCAATACAAGGTGCTTATGTGGATAGAAATGAAGATGGAAAAATTGATACAGCAGATAGATACAGATACCAAAAACCAGCAGCAGATTACACTTTTGGTTTATTCTCGACTTTAAACTACAAAAAGTTTGATTTTACTATGAACTGGAGAGCAAGTTTAGGGAACTATATTTTTGATAACGTAAGTTCTAATTTAGGATATTCTGACGCAGGTTTAAGAAGACAAACCGATTTATCTAACGTAAGTTCAGATTATTTTAATACTGGTTTTACTTTTGAAGACAATGGTACACAACGTTATTTATCTGATTATTTTGTAAAAGACGCTTCTTTTATCAAATTGGATAATGTAACTGTTGGATACACTTTTGACAAAACATTATTAAAAGCAGCTTCTTTACGATTTACAGCTGGAGTTCAAAACGTTTTAATTCTAACAAAATATGGTGGTTTAGATCCAGAGAAATTCAACGGAATTGATAATAACGTTTACCCAAGAGCAAGAACCTTCTTGATTGGTGTGAATGCCAATTTCTAA
- a CDS encoding RagB/SusD family nutrient uptake outer membrane protein, translating into MKISFKYISYFFLFILGLNMTLSSCTSDLDVTPKDDDEFLSETFFQDPASYKEVLAKLYAGLYVGGNDGDGAADIAGLGGDFSSYLRLLFVTQELSTDEAIIAWADGALPTLNAQTWSPANEFLEGTFSRAFYHISVANEFLRQTTDEKLTARGVDADLKAEISTFRAEARFLRAFSYYNLMDLFGNVPITTENDPVGFYYPEQKTRAEVFAYVESELKDIDASLAASKSNEYGRVDKTAAKFLLAKVYLNAKVYTGTDKFSEAATLSKEIIDNSGYTFANVPYAYLFSADNNTNGAQSEVIFPIVGDGNAIRATGGGMSFIMHASIGGSMDAASRGMDGGWQGIRTRREFVNLFADATGTADKRGTFYTDGQSKDINNVGTFTDGYAVTKFINKNANGSAAQRNDIPDIDFPMFRLSDVYLMYAECAVRGAAGADINTAVGYINKLRTRANALQVASSTLTLDFILDERGRELFWECHRRTDLIRFGKFTGGDKLWQWKGGSINGRATESYRDLMPIPARNIQANPTLKQNPGY; encoded by the coding sequence ATGAAAATATCATTTAAATATATATCTTATTTTTTCCTATTCATTTTAGGATTAAATATGACGCTTAGCTCGTGTACGAGCGACTTAGATGTGACGCCGAAGGATGATGATGAATTTTTATCGGAAACCTTTTTTCAAGATCCAGCTTCGTACAAAGAAGTATTAGCAAAGTTATATGCAGGTTTGTATGTAGGAGGGAATGACGGAGATGGAGCAGCAGATATTGCTGGTCTTGGTGGTGATTTTAGTAGTTATTTGCGATTGCTTTTTGTAACGCAAGAGCTTTCTACAGATGAGGCTATTATTGCTTGGGCAGATGGTGCTTTACCAACTTTAAATGCACAAACGTGGTCGCCAGCAAACGAATTTTTGGAGGGAACTTTCTCTAGAGCGTTTTATCACATTAGTGTTGCTAATGAGTTTTTAAGACAAACGACCGATGAGAAATTAACAGCAAGAGGTGTTGATGCCGATTTGAAAGCAGAGATTTCCACTTTTAGAGCTGAAGCTCGTTTTTTAAGAGCTTTCTCTTACTATAATTTAATGGATTTATTCGGAAACGTGCCTATCACGACAGAAAATGATCCTGTTGGGTTTTATTATCCTGAACAAAAAACAAGAGCTGAAGTTTTTGCTTATGTTGAGTCTGAGTTGAAAGACATCGACGCAAGTCTAGCTGCTTCAAAGAGTAATGAATACGGTAGAGTTGATAAAACTGCAGCTAAATTTTTATTAGCTAAGGTTTACCTAAATGCCAAAGTATATACAGGAACTGATAAATTTAGTGAAGCGGCGACATTATCTAAAGAGATAATTGATAACTCAGGATATACTTTTGCAAATGTTCCTTATGCCTACCTGTTTTCGGCTGATAACAATACAAACGGTGCTCAAAGCGAAGTTATCTTTCCAATTGTTGGAGATGGAAATGCCATTAGAGCTACTGGTGGAGGAATGAGTTTTATCATGCACGCTTCTATCGGCGGTAGTATGGACGCTGCTTCTCGCGGTATGGACGGTGGATGGCAAGGAATTAGAACTCGTAGGGAGTTTGTAAATCTTTTTGCTGATGCTACTGGAACTGCAGATAAAAGAGGAACATTTTACACAGACGGTCAATCAAAAGACATTAATAATGTTGGTACTTTTACAGATGGCTATGCTGTAACAAAGTTCATCAATAAAAATGCGAATGGTTCTGCGGCTCAAAGAAATGATATTCCAGATATCGATTTTCCAATGTTCCGTTTGTCAGATGTGTATTTAATGTACGCTGAATGTGCCGTAAGAGGTGCTGCTGGTGCAGATATAAACACAGCAGTGGGATACATCAATAAATTAAGAACTAGAGCAAATGCGCTACAAGTTGCTAGTTCAACGTTAACTCTTGATTTTATTTTAGATGAAAGAGGAAGAGAATTGTTTTGGGAATGTCACCGTAGAACGGATTTAATTCGTTTTGGTAAATTCACCGGAGGTGATAAATTATGGCAATGGAAAGGCGGTTCAATAAATGGTAGAGCTACTGAATCATACAGAGATTTAATGCCAATTCCGGCAAGAAATATTCAGGCAAATCCAACGTTAAAGCAAAATCCAGGATACTAA
- a CDS encoding alpha-amylase family glycosyl hydrolase encodes MKKKILLVFLLLSVKFFAQQQTATYSIIPNTFDENQAITITINGSSINEATWGVTANALYLWAWAFDTNDTSEKGTPNNGDWTASSEASKFTYNAATDTYTKTITPAIYYNTTGIGKIGFLVKAKNGTGDKKSQDILVEVGAFQVSLTKPIENSTTVLTSGSNFTITATNTNGVASYSLKANGSVINTNASTSSYSYSHTNIITNQIYELAVTQGATTLIKKFSVVVNPNTVSEVMLMGLVDGINYNSTDFTKATLVLDAPLKDFVYVAGSFNNWQPSSAYAMKKDPISGKFWLELSGLVSGVNNMYQYWVVDATPLANSPSMVKTADPYSTLVLSPYDDPGIPSKNYPNMPVYPSGQQFEVTVLKTGQTPYNWQVTNFVKPSKDNLVVYEVLVRDFDANRNYQSLIDKIAYFKNLKINAIQLMPVMEFEGNESWGYNTSFHMALDKFYGTSDKLKELIDIYHQNGIAVILDVALNHAFGRNPMVRMWMNDPDGDGFGSPTTENPYFNTVAKHSYNVGEDFNHQSTRTQNYVMRVIKQWIEEYKIDGFRWDLTKGFTQNCTAADESCTNAYQQDRVDVLKKYADYSWTLDPTHYTIFEHLGTNLEEQQWANYRINESPRKGIMMWGNMNSAYNELSMGFASSISGMSSNSRGFTTNRLMGYAESHDEERLMYKNLKFGNSTNAAHNVKDLNTALSRMSAIGAVSLLVPGPKMIWHFGDLGYEASIFTCNNGTVNDASATIAGDCKLDTKPQQQWADNWLANANRNKIYSDWAKFIALKTTEPVFLGTPTIANANSLNVNIKITNSELASTVLKDVLIIANFDVTTKNVPTAFQYTGTWYNLIDNKPLTVTDVNMTIAVPAGGYRIYGNKKSSLDFTTANFALPKNNFTIIAKEESCLNKNNGEISISAIEKHNYYATVNGQYYSFSNNTLLINNLVPNTYSLCIGVEGESYEQCYTIVIPKGASISAKSVMDFDKIAIEMTDGTAPFQVSINGLEQFETDSSTFSLNVQKGDLLEVKTAKLCEGTFSKVIDKTDDLALLFPNPTSNHFEIAVVTSKSEIPIEIYNTAGALISNKKYAVLNNKVQLNIESLAVGVYLVKLGLESITTVSVIKK; translated from the coding sequence ATGAAAAAAAAAATACTATTAGTATTTCTTTTGTTGTCGGTGAAATTTTTTGCCCAACAACAAACGGCTACTTATTCCATAATTCCAAACACATTTGACGAAAACCAAGCAATTACCATTACTATAAATGGAAGCAGTATAAATGAAGCTACGTGGGGAGTAACTGCTAATGCTTTGTATTTATGGGCATGGGCTTTTGATACAAATGATACCTCCGAAAAAGGAACTCCAAACAACGGAGATTGGACAGCATCAAGTGAAGCAAGTAAATTTACCTACAATGCTGCAACAGATACTTATACCAAGACGATTACCCCGGCGATCTATTACAACACAACGGGTATTGGAAAAATTGGATTTTTAGTAAAAGCAAAAAACGGAACTGGTGATAAAAAATCACAGGATATTCTGGTTGAAGTTGGAGCTTTTCAAGTCTCATTAACAAAACCAATTGAAAACAGTACTACAGTTTTAACTTCTGGTTCAAACTTTACTATTACAGCCACAAATACAAATGGAGTGGCGAGTTATTCGTTAAAAGCAAATGGGAGTGTAATCAATACAAATGCAAGTACTTCTAGTTATTCCTATTCTCATACAAATATTATAACGAATCAAATTTACGAATTAGCGGTAACCCAGGGCGCTACAACGCTGATTAAAAAGTTTTCGGTTGTAGTAAATCCAAATACCGTTTCAGAAGTAATGCTAATGGGTTTAGTTGATGGAATTAATTATAATTCGACAGATTTTACAAAAGCAACTTTAGTTCTTGATGCTCCCTTAAAAGATTTTGTTTACGTTGCAGGAAGTTTTAATAATTGGCAACCTTCATCGGCCTATGCCATGAAAAAAGATCCTATTTCGGGAAAATTTTGGCTAGAATTATCGGGATTGGTTTCTGGAGTAAACAATATGTATCAATATTGGGTGGTGGATGCTACTCCGCTTGCAAATTCACCTTCTATGGTAAAAACAGCCGATCCATATTCTACATTGGTTTTGTCGCCTTATGATGATCCCGGAATTCCGAGCAAGAATTATCCTAACATGCCTGTTTATCCATCTGGACAGCAATTTGAAGTGACAGTTCTTAAAACAGGGCAGACTCCCTACAATTGGCAAGTGACTAATTTTGTAAAACCATCTAAAGATAATTTGGTGGTTTATGAGGTCTTAGTTCGTGATTTTGATGCCAATAGAAATTATCAAAGTTTAATTGATAAAATAGCATACTTTAAAAATCTTAAAATAAATGCAATCCAGTTGATGCCAGTCATGGAGTTTGAAGGCAATGAAAGTTGGGGTTACAATACCTCATTCCACATGGCTTTGGATAAGTTTTATGGCACTTCAGACAAACTGAAAGAACTCATTGATATTTATCATCAAAACGGGATTGCCGTAATTTTGGATGTTGCTTTAAATCATGCTTTTGGAAGAAATCCGATGGTTCGAATGTGGATGAATGATCCTGATGGAGATGGTTTTGGTTCGCCAACAACTGAAAATCCTTATTTTAATACGGTTGCAAAACACAGTTATAATGTTGGAGAAGATTTCAATCATCAATCTACTAGAACTCAAAACTATGTAATGCGGGTGATTAAGCAATGGATTGAAGAGTATAAAATTGATGGTTTTCGTTGGGATTTAACCAAAGGATTTACTCAAAATTGTACCGCAGCAGATGAAAGTTGTACCAATGCTTATCAACAAGATAGAGTGGATGTACTGAAAAAATATGCTGATTATTCTTGGACTTTAGATCCAACTCACTATACTATTTTTGAGCATTTAGGTACAAATCTAGAAGAGCAACAGTGGGCTAATTACCGTATAAATGAATCCCCTAGGAAAGGAATCATGATGTGGGGAAATATGAATAGTGCTTACAACGAATTGTCTATGGGCTTCGCCAGTTCTATTTCTGGAATGTCTAGTAATAGTCGTGGTTTTACAACCAATCGATTAATGGGTTATGCCGAAAGTCATGACGAAGAGCGTTTAATGTATAAGAATTTGAAGTTTGGGAATAGTACAAATGCAGCCCATAACGTAAAAGATTTGAATACGGCTTTGTCAAGAATGTCAGCAATTGGAGCGGTTTCGTTGTTGGTTCCAGGACCAAAAATGATTTGGCATTTTGGCGATTTAGGTTACGAAGCTTCTATTTTTACTTGTAATAATGGAACTGTAAATGATGCTTCGGCTACTATTGCAGGAGATTGTAAATTAGATACAAAACCACAGCAACAATGGGCAGATAACTGGTTAGCTAATGCAAACAGAAATAAAATTTACTCTGATTGGGCAAAATTTATTGCACTTAAAACTACAGAACCAGTATTTTTAGGAACACCTACGATTGCTAATGCAAATTCACTAAATGTAAATATTAAAATTACTAATTCGGAACTAGCTTCAACAGTATTAAAAGATGTTTTGATTATTGCCAATTTTGATGTTACAACTAAAAATGTACCCACAGCTTTTCAATACACAGGAACTTGGTATAATTTAATAGACAACAAACCTTTAACCGTTACCGATGTAAATATGACAATTGCAGTACCAGCTGGCGGTTATAGAATTTATGGAAACAAAAAATCAAGTTTAGATTTTACAACAGCAAATTTTGCATTGCCTAAAAATAATTTTACAATAATTGCAAAAGAAGAATCTTGTTTGAATAAGAATAATGGTGAAATAAGCATTTCGGCTATAGAAAAACACAACTATTATGCTACAGTTAATGGGCAATATTATTCATTTTCAAATAACACTTTGTTGATTAACAATCTAGTTCCTAATACTTATTCACTATGTATAGGTGTAGAAGGAGAATCGTATGAGCAGTGCTATACTATTGTTATTCCTAAAGGAGCTAGTATTTCGGCTAAATCTGTAATGGATTTTGATAAAATTGCAATTGAAATGACTGATGGAACAGCGCCTTTTCAGGTTTCTATAAATGGATTGGAACAATTTGAAACTGATTCCTCTACTTTTTCCCTTAATGTGCAAAAAGGAGATTTATTAGAAGTAAAAACAGCAAAATTATGTGAAGGTACTTTTTCTAAAGTGATTGATAAAACGGATGATTTAGCTTTGTTATTTCCAAATCCAACATCAAATCATTTTGAAATAGCAGTGGTAACTTCTAAATCGGAAATTCCAATTGAAATTTATAATACCGCTGGAGCACTAATCTCAAACAAAAAGTACGCTGTTTTAAATAACAAAGTACAATTGAATATAGAAAGCCTAGCGGTAGGTGTTTATTTAGTAAAATTGGGGTTAGAAAGTATAACAACTGTTTCTGTAATAAAAAAATAA
- a CDS encoding SusE domain-containing protein, giving the protein MKNIYKILIAFVGVLAVSCNADDVDNRTVLTAIAGPEFKTPLSGKQYILDENDASKVAETFVWSAAEYDQNVVVNYTVVIDKKGGDFSAPVNLGTISNATELAVTVKTLNQAAIELGAIPDQVAQLDIKVISDVSKGLAMTSKMPITVTVTPYTGRLTYDFVDWYLVGDATVSGWDNNKGNQPMFRSGTSASDYKFTGFFKKGAFKVISKLGSWVPMLGKADATKMAPRNTDADADPASFEIAADGFYTFSMNTETLEYTLVAFDASAKATYTTVGIIGSSTPKGWDASTAMKQSTFDAHMWSLGVTALIDGEAKFRANDAWDVSWGGKTAFSGGGTGDNIPVGKSKYLIYFNDLDGSYLLIPNQE; this is encoded by the coding sequence ATGAAAAACATATATAAAATTTTAATCGCATTTGTTGGTGTATTGGCTGTTTCATGTAATGCAGATGATGTAGACAACAGAACGGTTCTTACAGCAATTGCTGGGCCAGAATTTAAGACGCCTTTATCTGGAAAACAATATATTTTAGATGAAAATGACGCTTCAAAAGTTGCAGAAACTTTTGTTTGGTCAGCAGCAGAATATGACCAAAACGTGGTGGTGAACTATACTGTAGTAATAGATAAAAAAGGAGGAGATTTTTCGGCTCCTGTCAATCTTGGAACTATAAGTAATGCAACTGAACTTGCCGTTACGGTAAAAACGTTAAATCAGGCAGCGATTGAGTTAGGAGCAATTCCTGATCAAGTAGCTCAACTTGATATTAAAGTCATTTCTGATGTTTCAAAAGGATTAGCAATGACATCTAAAATGCCAATAACTGTTACAGTAACTCCTTACACAGGAAGACTTACTTACGATTTTGTTGATTGGTATTTAGTGGGTGATGCTACCGTTTCTGGTTGGGATAATAACAAAGGAAATCAACCAATGTTTAGAAGCGGTACAAGTGCAAGTGACTACAAATTCACTGGTTTTTTCAAAAAAGGAGCATTCAAAGTAATTTCTAAATTAGGAAGTTGGGTTCCAATGTTAGGTAAAGCAGATGCTACAAAAATGGCTCCTAGAAATACCGATGCCGACGCAGATCCAGCAAGTTTTGAAATTGCTGCTGATGGTTTTTACACCTTTAGCATGAATACTGAAACCTTAGAGTACACATTGGTGGCTTTTGATGCTTCAGCAAAAGCAACGTACACAACAGTAGGAATTATTGGTAGCAGTACTCCTAAAGGTTGGGATGCTTCAACAGCCATGAAACAATCTACTTTTGATGCGCACATGTGGTCATTGGGTGTAACTGCACTAATTGACGGTGAAGCTAAATTTAGAGCAAATGATGCTTGGGATGTCAGCTGGGGAGGCAAAACTGCTTTCTCTGGTGGAGGAACAGGAGACAATATTCCAGTAGGAAAATCGAAATACTTAATTTATTTTAATGATTTAGATGGAAGCTACTTATTGATTCCTAACCAAGAATAA
- a CDS encoding LacI family DNA-binding transcriptional regulator produces the protein MKRKITLKQIAKELDVSISTVSKSLRNSPEIGEETRLKVQAFAKFYNYRPNNIALSLKNRKTKTIGIIIPEIVHHFFATVINGIEQVANENGYSVIICLSDDSFDKEVLNMEMLANGSIDGFIMSLSKETQFKGDFHHITEVIDQGMPVVLFDRVTNEILCDKVIIDDKTAAYEAVQSLIDKGRKKIALVTTVDYVSVGKLRTDGYIKALLDNDLPFNEKLIIKIEDIDTCEITIAKLLEDKAIDAVFAVNELFAVTIIKTAHKIGLNVPKDLAVIAFTDGIISKYSTPTITTVSQSGIKMGNKAARMLIDRLESEEDQENENYTTEVIETHLIERESTFQ, from the coding sequence ATGAAAAGAAAAATAACACTCAAACAAATCGCAAAAGAATTAGACGTATCTATATCAACTGTTTCTAAATCACTACGCAATAGTCCAGAAATAGGCGAAGAAACTAGACTAAAAGTGCAGGCTTTTGCCAAATTTTATAATTACAGACCTAATAATATAGCGTTAAGTTTAAAAAATAGAAAAACCAAGACCATTGGAATTATTATACCTGAAATTGTTCATCATTTTTTCGCTACGGTAATCAACGGAATAGAGCAAGTAGCTAATGAAAACGGTTATAGTGTAATTATTTGCTTATCTGACGATTCTTTTGATAAAGAAGTACTAAATATGGAAATGCTTGCAAATGGAAGTATCGATGGTTTTATAATGTCGCTTTCTAAGGAAACGCAGTTTAAAGGTGACTTTCATCATATTACAGAAGTTATCGATCAAGGAATGCCTGTAGTATTATTTGACCGAGTAACCAACGAAATCCTTTGTGACAAAGTAATAATCGACGATAAAACCGCAGCTTATGAGGCGGTGCAAAGCTTAATAGATAAGGGACGCAAAAAGATAGCTCTCGTAACTACTGTTGATTACGTCAGCGTAGGCAAGCTTCGTACGGATGGCTATATAAAAGCATTATTAGACAATGACCTTCCTTTTAACGAAAAACTGATTATAAAGATTGAAGATATTGATACTTGCGAAATTACGATAGCAAAATTATTAGAGGACAAAGCAATCGATGCCGTTTTTGCAGTCAACGAATTGTTTGCCGTGACCATTATAAAGACAGCTCACAAAATAGGTTTGAACGTCCCTAAAGACCTTGCCGTCATTGCCTTTACTGACGGTATCATTTCTAAATACTCCACTCCTACTATCACTACAGTGAGTCAAAGCGGGATAAAAATGGGTAATAAAGCAGCAAGGATGCTAATTGATAGACTGGAAAGCGAAGAAGATCAAGAAAACGAAAACTACACAACAGAAGTGATTGAAACTCATTTAATTGAAAGAGAATCTACGTTTCAATAA